The DNA segment TGTGTTGGACAAACTTCATCATATCCATTATAGTGATATAAACTGTCATACACTCTATGTTTTTCATCAAATATAATTTGTGATTCACGTTGTTGCGGCTTTCTATATGTATAAGCTAAAGTAACATCAGCATTTGTGTTTTTATGGTATTTTACCATTTCTTTAAAATCAATATTTCCAACAATATTTGCATCTGCTAAAATACAATATTCTTCTAATAAACCATCTGAATAAGATATTGCATCACCAAGCGCTTCTATTTTGTTATGAGCAACTCTATTTGATAAGTGATTCGACATAGGTGTAATAAATTTCAAACCACTATTTTTTCTGTTCAGATCCCAGTCTTTCCCCCAACTTAAATGATCCATTAGCGACTTGTAGTGGTGATTAGTTACAACTGCTATATTAGAAACTTCAGCTTTTACTAATGATGATAACATAAAATCTATCATTCTATATCTTGAGGCAATTGATAATGATGATAATGTTCTATTTCTTACCAATCCTTGCAAGTCATCATTTCTATAATTGTCTGCGAATAATACACAAAAAGCATTTACCATATTATTTTCCCTCTACTTTCCTATTTTCTGAAACTACTTCATCTTTTCCAACTACCGTGATTTGTTCTTTTCCTAAAACAATTTCTCTGTGTCCTACCTCAATATTTTCTTTGATTACTGAACCTTCTGCAATAATTGAATTAAAGACTTTTGCACCACGCTCTATTTTAGCATTTTGCATTATAATACTTCCTACTACTTCTGCTCCCTCTTCTATAGTAACCCCTGAAGAAATTATTGATTCTGAAACTAATCCTGAAACAGACGTTCCATCAGAAATCATAGAATTTTTAACATTAGCACTCGCACTTAAGTATTGTGGCATTACCCCAGCATGACGATAGTATATTCTCCATAGTTTATCATCAATATTAAAGTTCTCTTTATTTTTAATTAAGTCCATGTTAGCTTCCCATAAACTTTCAATCGTACCTACGTCTTTCCAATAGCCATAAAACGGATATGCATAAATATTTTTACCTTCATTTAACATCATAGGAATAATATTTTTACCAAAGTCTTTTTCACTATCTGGATTTTCTTCATCTCGTACTAAATAGTCTTTTAATTGCTGCCAACTGAAAATATAAATTCCCATTGACGCTTTAGTTGAAATTGGATGTTCTGGTTTTTCTAAAAATTCAGTTACTCTTAAATCCTCGTTTGTATTAAGAATACCAAAGCGACTTGCTTCTTCAATTGGTACATTAATATGAGCAATAGTTAGATCTGCACCTTTTTGTTTGTGGAAATCCAACATTTCTTTATAGTTCATTTTATAAATGTGATCACCTGATAAAATAAGAACGTACTCTGGATCATATTGTTCAATATATTT comes from the Gemella morbillorum genome and includes:
- the glgD gene encoding glucose-1-phosphate adenylyltransferase subunit GlgD, whose protein sequence is MVNAFCVLFADNYRNDDLQGLVRNRTLSSLSIASRYRMIDFMLSSLVKAEVSNIAVVTNHHYKSLMDHLSWGKDWDLNRKNSGLKFITPMSNHLSNRVAHNKIEALGDAISYSDGLLEEYCILADANIVGNIDFKEMVKYHKNTNADVTLAYTYRKPQQRESQIIFDEKHRVYDSLYHYNGYDEVCPTQVKIYIMSKSMFKDIVQKGTTLGWEDILLDYVAKNFHKLNVYAYEIKSYNRTINSVQEYYDFNKDLLNPDKLRELFLSGTDILTRVQDSVPTMYGDGAIVKNSILGDGCEINGIVEDSILFRDVVVEEGAVIKNSIIMPNCVVKKSAYLDYVISDKAATIGEKIELKGTENCQVIVEKNKVVK
- a CDS encoding glucose-1-phosphate adenylyltransferase, whose product is MARKKEVVAMLLAGGQGTRLQVLTQDMAKPAVPFGGKYRIIDFPLSNCANSGISTVGVLTQFMPLELNSYMGNGQPWDLDRMDGGLSILPPYTAGKTGEWYKGTANAIYQNIKYIEQYDPEYVLILSGDHIYKMNYKEMLDFHKQKGADLTIAHINVPIEEASRFGILNTNEDLRVTEFLEKPEHPISTKASMGIYIFSWQQLKDYLVRDEENPDSEKDFGKNIIPMMLNEGKNIYAYPFYGYWKDVGTIESLWEANMDLIKNKENFNIDDKLWRIYYRHAGVMPQYLSASANVKNSMISDGTSVSGLVSESIISSGVTIEEGAEVVGSIIMQNAKIERGAKVFNSIIAEGSVIKENIEVGHREIVLGKEQITVVGKDEVVSENRKVEGK